A genomic window from Salvelinus namaycush isolate Seneca chromosome 21, SaNama_1.0, whole genome shotgun sequence includes:
- the LOC120066621 gene encoding G/T mismatch-specific thymine DNA glycosylase-like codes for MAHMVVSHELMAQQEPANIAKAPAKKRGRTAQPKEPKMPKAKPGPKAKPGPKAKPGPKPKKGKEGQEADGTQEKIDKTFKKVKKKRDRFKGMTEDEVMSRTLTDILDYNLDYVIIGINPGLVAAYVGRWFPGHGNHFWKCLFLSGFTDEQLNHMSDTSLPEKYKIGFTNMVARTTPGSKDLSTKELREGALILAEKLKKYKPLIAVFNGKCIYEMFCREMFGKKPKKLDFGLQPHKIPDCEVALYLMPSSSARCAQFPRAQDKVHFYIKLRELRNQLRGVARSDEIQELEYSFDLGLAKEDAKRMAIKEEAYDPGYEAAFGGAYGEGGPGPEEGQSNGH; via the exons ATGGCTCATATGGTTGTCAGTCATGAGCTCATGGCTCAGCAAGAGCCCGCCAACATAGCGAAAG CTCCAGCAAAAAAGCGAGGGAGAACGGCACAACCAAAGGAACCCAAGATGCCCAAGGCCAAACCGGGACCCAAGGCCAAACCGGGACCCAAGGCCAAACCGGGACCCAAGCCCAAGAAAGGTAAGGAGGGTCAAGAGGCAGACGGCACGCAGGAGAAAATAGACAAGACCTTCAAGAAGGTCAAGAAGAAAAGGGACCGCTTCAAGGGCATGACTGAGGATGAGGTCATGAGTAGAACTCTGACCGACATCCTTGACTACAACCTGGACTATGTTATC ATTGGAATCAACCCAGGTCTCGTGGCAGCCTATGTTGGACGATGGTTCCCTGGCCATGGAAACCATTTCT GGAAGTGCCTGTTCTTGTCCGGATTCACTGATGAGCAGCTTAACCACATGAGCGACACCAGCCTGCCAGAGAAATATAAGATCGGCTTCACCAACATGGTGGCAAGGACAACGCCTGGAAGCAAGGACCTGTCAAC CAAGGAGTTACGCGAGGGCGCCTTAATTCTTGCTGAGAAGTTGAAAAAGTACAAGCCCCTCATAGCTGTTTTCAATGGAAAAT GTATCTATGAAATGTTCTGCAGAGAGATGTTTGGTAAAAAGCCCAAGAAGCTTGACTTTGGTCTGCAGCCACACAAGATACCGGACTGTGAAGTG GCGTTGTATCTGATGCCCTCATCAAGTGCCCGCTGTGCCCAGTTTCCCCGTGCCCAGGACAAAGTGCACTTCTACATCAAGCTGAGGGAATTGAGGAACCAGCTCAGGGGCGTGGCCCGATCTGACGAGATTCAGGAGTTGGAGTACAGCTTTGACCTGGGACTGGCCAAAG AGGACGCTAAGAGGATGGCGATCAAGGAAGAGGCGTACGACCCAGGCTACGAGGCCGCCTTCGGCGGAGCGTATGGCGAGGGCGGGCCCGGGCCTGAGGAGGGTCAGAGCAACGGTCACTAA